From the genome of Eublepharis macularius isolate TG4126 chromosome 12, MPM_Emac_v1.0, whole genome shotgun sequence, one region includes:
- the HOMEZ gene encoding homeobox and leucine zipper protein Homez, which yields MPPNKDAPGFLGSPPNLICLPPISEDLQLVWTQAAQTSDLDGNQHLLQTFSYFPYPSLSDLALLCLRHGLHMEKVKAWFMAQRLRCGISWSAEEIEETRARLIYHQDQLHFSCLLAGSDGDSSHQAYKNQEYHQPAPVPLHHPIKYEEHQQECAVTSSSHCSTAQGTKGLGRISQDIWELRGNGLSHPRKAQENCRSSFHHNTKETFPTAYLPATTTSPDYKFHNSHTTVGGLAKASPQPSEPTPAAVNGRHHPANPPACSSVKATPSSSMAASDESPNPPNHQYPARDQQHVSGSFSDTLRKPRRKTKEQLDMLKSFFLHCQWARREDYHHLEQVTGLPRAEIIQWFGDTRYALKHGQLKWFRDNAGQSSEPFQSLPLHPLQAAHPDTRPLERYWAAHQQLQDNDLFLLCQESGMEAEQVMKWFHSRSPAPCEVEVCLDDEDEEDEEMAAAMLKEEDEDYEEEEDDVDEEDDEDWTM from the coding sequence ATGCCCCCAAATAAGGATGCCCCAGGTTTCCTTGGCTCGCCTCCAAATCTGATCTGCTTGCCCCCCATCTCTGAAGATCTCCAGTTGGTGTGGACGCAAGCGGCACAGACTAGCGATCTGGACGGCAACCAGCACCTGCTGCAGACGTTCAGCTACTTCCCGTACCCCAGCCTTTCTGACTTGGCCTTGCTCTGCCTGCGTCATGGACTGCACATGGAGAAGGTCAAGGCCTGGTTCATGGCCCAACGGCTCCGCTGCGGCATCAGCTGGAGTGCTGAGGAGATCGAAGAGACTCGGGCTCGCCTCATTTATCATCAGGACCAGCTTCATTTCAGCTGCCTGCTTGCTGGGAGTGATGGCGACTCTTCTCATCAGGCTTACAAAAACCAGGAATACCACCAGCCGGCCCCTGTCCCTCTCCATCATCCCATTAAATATGAGGAGCACCAGCAAGAGTGTGCTGTAACTTCCTCAAGCCATTGCAGCACAGCCCAGGGGACAAAGGGACTTGGGAGAATCAGTCAGGATATCTGGGAACTCAGGGGGAATGGCTTGTCCCATCCTAGAAAAGCTCAGGAGAACTGCAGATCTTCTTTTCATCATAATACCAAAGAGACCTTTCCCACTGCTTACTTACCCGCCACAACCACCAGCCCGGATTATAAATTCCACAACTCGCACACAACGGTTGGGGGCCTCGCCAAAGCCTCTCCACAGCCATCTGAACCCACCCCGGCAGCTGTGAATGGCAGACATCACCCAGCGAATCCTCCCGCGTGCTCCTCTGTCAAAGCCACCCCATCATCGTCTATGGCTGCTTCTGATGAATCACCCAACCCCCCAAACCATCAGTACCCTGCACGTGACCAGCAGCACGTTTCCGGCAGCTTCTCGGATACTTTGCGCAAACCAAGGCGAAAGacaaaggagcagctggacatGTTAAAATCTTTCTTCCTCCATTGCCAGTGGGCCAGGAGAGAGGATTATCACCACCTGGAGCAGGTCACTGGGCTGCCGCGGGCAGAGATCATCCAGTGGTTTGGAGACACTCGCTATGCCCTCAAACATGGTCAACTGAAATGGTTTCGGGACAATGCAGGACAGAGTTCAGAGCCTTTCCAGTCGTTGCCTCTTCACCCGCTCCAAGCCGCTCATCCAGACACAAGACCGTTGGAGCGGTACTGGGCGGCCCATCAGCAGCTTCAGGATAATGACTTGTTTCTACTTTGTCAGGAATCCGGCATGGAGGCTGAGCAGGTGATGAAGTGGTTCCACTCACGTTCGCCCGCACCCTGTGAAGTGGAGGTATGTTTGGACGATGAGGATGAGGAAGACGAGGAGATGGCGGCTGCTATGTTAAAAGAGGAAGATGAAGactatgaagaagaagaagatgatgtTGATGAGGAAGATGATGAGGATTGGACTATGTAG
- the LOC129338901 gene encoding twisted gastrulation protein homolog 1-B-like, whose protein sequence is MPCSVTLLLVAATWAVASPADGCNKALCASDVSKCLLQEVCQCEANHAGCPCCQECAFCLGNLWESCCDCVGLCDERPASAPRSAQRSSMHNLMSPVPSLFRALMAISDNDPPVGWSVLTLPVEEELRQNHADTSHLLLGPHTGLAPIDTKGLNVTTPPCQAIFFNECLSMSRCRAACQSVGAWRYRWFHNACCQCLGPDCRGYGGARAQCSNCRE, encoded by the exons ATGCCTTGCAGCGTAACCTTGCTCTTGGTGGCAGCAACGTGGGCTGTGGCGTCCCCTGCCGATGGATGCAATAAGGCGCTTTGTGCTAGCGACGTCAGTAAGTGCCTGTTGCAG GAAGTGTGCCAGTGTGAAGCGAACCACGCTGGCTGTCCGTGCTGTCAGGAGTGTGCCTTTTGCCTGGGGAATTTGTGGGAGTCCTGCTGCGACTGTGTGG GGCTCTGTGATGAACGTCCTGCATCAGCCCCCCGTTCTGCCCAACGAAGCTCCATGCACAACCTGATGTCCCCCGTCCCCTCGCTCTTTCGGGCACTCATGGCCATCTCCGACAATGACCCCCCTGTGGGATGGAGCGTCCTGACCCTGCCAGTGGAAGAGGAACTGCGGCAGAACCACGCAGACACGAGCCACCTGTTGCTGGGGCCGCACACAG GATTGGCCCCTATAGACACCAAGGGCCTCAATGTGACGACGCCACCCTGCCAGGCCATCTTCTTCAATGAGTGCCTGTCCATGAGCCGATGCCGTGCGGCCTGCCAGTCGGTTGGGGCCTGGCGTTACCGCTGGTTCCACAATGCCTGCTGCCAGTGCTTGGGGCCGGACTGCCGGGGCTACGGAGGAGCTCGAGCGCAGTGTTCCAACTGCCGGGAATAA